The sequence GCCTCCACGCCAGCTCCAGTGGCGCCTGCACCAGAAGACAAACGTCTGGTTTACGACATCATCTTCAGTGGTCGCGTCGCGGGCCAGGTCGTAGTGGTGCGCCATGCGAATGGCGCTGCCGACGAAGACTTGGAGTTCGCCGAGCGCGGCGCAGGTCCCAAGCTGCATGCTCGCTTGGAGCTGGGCGAAGATGGATTCCCAGATCGCTTCGAGCTCACGGGTCACAACCGCAAGCAGCGACCGGTCCACGAGCTTCTCAGCTGTGACGCGACGCACTGCCGTTGGAGTGGCACGGACGAGCAAGGCGAAGGCCCGCGCGCATTCTACGTGGCGAACAACAAGTCCGTGGTGGCCGACGCCGCTTTGCTGTCCCTGGCCAAGCGTCGAGGACGCGTGCCGCTACTGCCCAGCGGCAGCTTCCACGCGGAGAAGCTGGTTGCGACGACGCTGACCCAGGACGGCAAGCCCTTCGTGGTCAGCGCCTACGAGCTGGACGGCTTTGGCTTCGAACCTCGCGTCGAGTGGTTCAGCGACGACGGCGAGTGGTTCGCGCAAGTGGACGAGTACGGCGCGGGGATCCGGCAAGGGTTTGCCGCGCACATCCCGAAGCTGCTGGCTCTCCAAGCCCCTTTGGATCGCGCACGACGTGAGCGGATCGCGACGCGAGTCTCCCACCGCCCCCACGCCCTCAGCATCGTGCATGCCCGCCTTTTCTCGCCCCGGACGCTGAAAGTGACCGAGGACGCGACGGTCAACATCGTGGACGGGAAGGTCACGAGCGTCGGTGCCAAGCTTCCCGCTGCCGATGGTGCGGAGGTGATCGACGCCGGCGGCAAGACTGTGCTGCCCGGTCTGTGGGACATGCACGTTCACTCCACGGTGGACGATGGTCCTATGCACGTCGCCAACGGCATCACCACGGTGCGGGATTTGGGCAGTGACGTGGAGGCGGCTCTGGCGCGCAAAGCAAGTTGGGACGCGGGCACCGAACTCGGGCCACACATGCTGTTGGCTGGCTTCGTCGACGGACGCGGACCCAAGCAAGGTCCCACCAAGATGTTCGCGGACACGCCGGCAGAGGCTGAGCGCGTGGTCGAGACCTACGCGAGCAAGGGCTACACCCAGTTGAAGATCTATGGCTCCATGAAGCACGAGCTCGTCCCGGTGCTGGTGAAGCTCGCCAAGGCCAAGGGCATGCGCGTCAGCGGGCACGTGCCCCAAGGCATGACGGCCGAGGGCGTAGTGAAGGCGGGCTACGACGAGATCCAGCACCTGGAGCACGTGATCTTCGACCTTCACTCGAGCTCGAAGGAGAGCCGGGGGAAGACCGCACTGCTGGGCGAGCGCGGGGCAGACATCGGACTCGACGCGCCAAAGACCAAGGCGCTCTTCGCGCTGCTGCAGCAGCGACACATCGTCGTCGATCCAACGTTGAACGTAGTCGAGGCCGAGCTGACCACGGGACCGGGGCACCCCAATCCGACGATCGCGCCGGTACTGTCCCGACTCCCGCCGCAAGTGCAGCGCTCCGCCTTCGATGGAGGATTGCCCAACGTGGAGAAAGATCGTGAACGCTACGAGCGGTCCTTCGCCCGCTGCCTGGAGCTGACCAAGCGACTCTGGGATCGCGGCGTGCCACTGGTAGCAGGGTCGGATGCCTGGGCCGGTTTCGCGCTGCACCGCGAGCTCGAGCTCTACGTCAAGGCGGGGATCCCCAACGCGGAGGTGCTGCGCATTGCCACCCTGGGCGCCGCGCGCGTGATGAAGCTCGAGAAATCCACGGGGGCGATCGAGCCCGGCAAGGTCGCCGATCTGATCATCGTGGAAGGCGATCCGCTAGTGGACATGAGCCGCCTTCGTGACGTGGTGACGGTCGTGAAGGACGGTCGCGTCGTGGATGCCGTGGCGGCGCGAGCGGCGCTTTCGATTCACTGACGGTCGCCTGCAAAGCCGCCCTCGATTCACTGACGGTCGCCTGCAACCCGACGCGCTCTGGATTCACCGACGACGACGCGCATCGCTCGGAGCCGCCTCCTCGACGGCGCCGCGCCAGGTTCATCAGCCCCCGCTCGCGCACTCCCGGGCGTCCAACTTCACGAGTGCGACCAGTCGCTCGCGAAGCTCGTCGGTGATCGGCGTGGTGGTCAGACGTTCCAGCAGTGTGCTTTCGTTCACGAGTCCGCTGCGGTGGGCTGCGCGAACGTAGCGTCGGTCTTTTTCGCGTCCGGCGACGTACTTGGAAACGCACAGATCGTGCACTTCGAGGCAAAGGCCGGTCGCGCCGCGGGTGTTCTCGTTCCGAAGCGGCACGAGACGCGTGTGCCAGCCCAGGGGCAGGGTCGCGGTTCCTTCCTGCACGCCCTGTGCGTAGTAGCCGAAGGTATCGTGGAAAGGGGAACCCTCGCCGATGGCGCCATCGATCACCTCCCAGCGCGCAGGATGGTTCTTGGGGTACACGTCCGCTTCGTTGGAAACGGTCAACTCCTCGGGGGGGTCCGCAAAGCTGGCCAAGATCGCTTGGCTGCCGATGACGATGATCTCGTCATCCGCCGCGATGTCGGCGCAGGCGCGGATGATGTGCTCCAGAGCTGCTCGCTTCATCGAGCCTCGAGAGCGCGTCGCACCTCACGCCATACGCGCCACCGGGTTCGCGGGTCCACCACGCCAGCAAACGGCGTGGCTTGTCGCAGCTCGCGTCCGCGGGGGCCGGCGTCCATAAGAATCGCCACGAGCTGGTCGCGCGGTCCGGCGAGCAGCTCCAGCCAAACGGCCGCGTAGTGACCAGGCATTGCTCCCGACGCTTGCCAGCGTCGAAGACGAGCACGAGCTTCGTCGATCAGGTGTGGTTCCGAATCGAGGCGACGCGCGATGATCCGGTGCAGCTCCAGGCTGCGTTCTTCTCCGATCCGATGCGCGTCGACGCCGGCCATGACGGAAAGTGTATCACTGGGCGCGTCCCTGGCGCTGCGCGGAGCACGTCCCCGCGCAGCGAGGATTGCCGGGCCAGAACCCGACACGTTTTTTCGGAAGGCCTGTATGCGCTTGAAAACACTGCGCATTTTAGGGACGGAAAATCCGGGAGAAGATCCGGATAGCAACCCCGTATGTTGTGCACTGATCATGCCGCACCCACGCCCGATGAAGTCTCTGACACGTTCGCTCTTGCTGCTCGCCCTGGGGACCACGCTGAGTGCGGGCAGCGTGGGCTGCAAACGCAAGGCCGCCCCGAAGCCCTACGAGCCCCCACCGCCTACCGCGTATTCGGTGGACGACTACCGCAAACTGTGCGAGCCGAACGCGAAGCCATTCGCGGGCGGCCGAGGCTACGAGAGGAGCTCGGACGCGAGCAAGCCCAGCAAGATGGTGCTCTTTGCCAAGTACGCCGACGACAAGGCCCCGAGCTATTCCGCGCGGTCACCGGAAGCCCTAAAGCCACTGCTGACGAACCGTCCGGACGAAGTC comes from Polyangiaceae bacterium and encodes:
- a CDS encoding DUF6036 family nucleotidyltransferase, with the protein product MKRAALEHIIRACADIAADDEIIVIGSQAILASFADPPEELTVSNEADVYPKNHPARWEVIDGAIGEGSPFHDTFGYYAQGVQEGTATLPLGWHTRLVPLRNENTRGATGLCLEVHDLCVSKYVAGREKDRRYVRAAHRSGLVNESTLLERLTTTPITDELRERLVALVKLDARECASGG
- a CDS encoding amidohydrolase family protein — translated: MRSALTAMLVACATAGCGPAPTPQHAPAAASTPAPVAPAPEDKRLVYDIIFSGRVAGQVVVVRHANGAADEDLEFAERGAGPKLHARLELGEDGFPDRFELTGHNRKQRPVHELLSCDATHCRWSGTDEQGEGPRAFYVANNKSVVADAALLSLAKRRGRVPLLPSGSFHAEKLVATTLTQDGKPFVVSAYELDGFGFEPRVEWFSDDGEWFAQVDEYGAGIRQGFAAHIPKLLALQAPLDRARRERIATRVSHRPHALSIVHARLFSPRTLKVTEDATVNIVDGKVTSVGAKLPAADGAEVIDAGGKTVLPGLWDMHVHSTVDDGPMHVANGITTVRDLGSDVEAALARKASWDAGTELGPHMLLAGFVDGRGPKQGPTKMFADTPAEAERVVETYASKGYTQLKIYGSMKHELVPVLVKLAKAKGMRVSGHVPQGMTAEGVVKAGYDEIQHLEHVIFDLHSSSKESRGKTALLGERGADIGLDAPKTKALFALLQQRHIVVDPTLNVVEAELTTGPGHPNPTIAPVLSRLPPQVQRSAFDGGLPNVEKDRERYERSFARCLELTKRLWDRGVPLVAGSDAWAGFALHRELELYVKAGIPNAEVLRIATLGAARVMKLEKSTGAIEPGKVADLIIVEGDPLVDMSRLRDVVTVVKDGRVVDAVAARAALSIH